From Curtobacterium sp. SGAir0471, the proteins below share one genomic window:
- a CDS encoding cytochrome c biogenesis CcdA family protein has product MLVALPVAALAGLVSFLSPCVLPLVPGYLGYVGGIAEGGQRRGRVVLGVVLFVLGFTAVFVAYTTVFGALGFWLVRWRDLITQVLGVVVIAMGLVFIGRFTFLQRTIKPSWTPATGLVGAPLLGIVFGLGWTPCLGPTLAAINLLSVQSGSAWQGMWLGVAYCLGLGVPFVLVALGAGWATGAIRVVKRHMRTVNIIGGAILIVIGLLMVTGIWSAVMSSLGAVIQSFVPVV; this is encoded by the coding sequence ATGCTGGTGGCGCTGCCCGTCGCCGCCCTGGCCGGTCTCGTGTCGTTCCTGTCCCCGTGCGTGCTCCCGCTCGTGCCCGGCTACCTCGGGTACGTCGGCGGGATCGCGGAGGGCGGTCAGCGTCGGGGTCGTGTCGTGCTCGGCGTCGTGCTGTTCGTGCTCGGCTTCACCGCGGTGTTCGTGGCGTACACGACCGTGTTCGGCGCGCTCGGCTTCTGGCTCGTCCGATGGCGTGACCTCATCACGCAGGTGCTCGGCGTCGTCGTGATCGCGATGGGCCTGGTCTTCATCGGACGGTTCACCTTCCTGCAGCGCACCATCAAGCCGTCGTGGACGCCCGCGACCGGCCTCGTCGGGGCGCCGCTGCTCGGCATCGTGTTCGGCCTCGGCTGGACCCCCTGCCTCGGGCCGACGCTCGCCGCGATCAACCTGCTCAGCGTGCAGTCGGGCAGCGCCTGGCAGGGCATGTGGCTCGGTGTCGCGTACTGCCTGGGGCTCGGTGTGCCCTTCGTCCTCGTGGCGCTCGGCGCCGGGTGGGCGACCGGGGCGATCCGGGTCGTCAAGCGCCACATGCGCACCGTCAACATCATCGGAGGAGCGATCCTGATCGTCATCGGTCTGCTCATGGTCACCGGCATCTGGTCGGCCGTCATGTCGAGCCTCGGGGCGGTGATCCAGAGCTTTGTCCCCGTGGTCTGA
- a CDS encoding TlpA family protein disulfide reductase produces MSARSRIAAVAASAVIAALALAGCSSSNDDLSRQYGSGTTQNYISGTGAVTEVAADKRTDPVDFTTKDTDGDTISAKDLRGKVVVLNFWYAGCPPCRAEAKYLNQVHDQYADDDVVFVGVNVRDEEGTAAAFERTFGVDYPTVLDARDGTVQLALSGQIAPNAVPATIVLDKQGRVAARVLGAIDGKSILQTLVGDELDGKAS; encoded by the coding sequence ATGTCCGCACGCAGCCGGATCGCCGCCGTCGCAGCCTCGGCGGTGATCGCAGCCCTGGCGCTCGCCGGGTGCTCGTCGTCGAACGACGACCTGTCCCGTCAGTACGGCAGCGGCACCACCCAGAACTACATCTCCGGTACCGGCGCGGTGACCGAGGTCGCTGCCGACAAGCGGACGGACCCGGTCGACTTCACGACGAAGGACACCGACGGGGACACCATCTCGGCGAAGGACCTCCGCGGCAAGGTCGTCGTGCTCAACTTCTGGTACGCCGGCTGCCCGCCGTGCCGCGCCGAGGCGAAGTACCTCAACCAGGTGCACGACCAGTACGCCGACGACGACGTGGTCTTCGTGGGCGTCAACGTCCGCGACGAGGAGGGGACCGCGGCGGCGTTCGAGCGCACCTTCGGCGTCGACTACCCCACCGTGCTCGACGCCCGCGACGGCACCGTGCAGCTCGCCCTCTCCGGGCAGATCGCCCCGAACGCCGTCCCGGCGACGATCGTCCTCGACAAGCAGGGCCGCGTGGCCGCCCGCGTCCTCGGCGCGATCGACGGCAAGAGCATCCTGCAGACGCTGGTCGGCGACGAGCTCGACGGCAAGGCGTCCTGA
- a CDS encoding glutaredoxin family protein, producing MPAVTFLTKPGCHLCDDARPVVEQVVAAHPGTTLEERSILDDDALREEYAEDIPVVLVDGRVHSNWHVDADRLHGALEKAEKAEAGA from the coding sequence ATGCCCGCCGTGACGTTCCTGACGAAGCCCGGCTGCCACCTCTGCGACGACGCCCGACCGGTCGTCGAGCAGGTCGTGGCGGCCCATCCCGGTACGACCCTCGAGGAGCGGTCGATCCTCGACGACGACGCGCTGCGCGAGGAGTACGCCGAGGACATCCCCGTCGTCCTCGTCGACGGCCGGGTCCACAGCAACTGGCACGTCGACGCCGACCGGCTGCACGGTGCCCTCGAGAAGGCAGAGAAGGCAGAGGCCGGCGCATGA
- the aspS gene encoding aspartate--tRNA(Asn) ligase has protein sequence MIERTRIADLAALPDGPVAVAGWVETVRDQKKVQFVVLRDETGAAQLVNPATREAEDGDDDAQARLAITNEISGLAHGTFVHVRGTLKHDERVKLGGLEVKVGSLEVVSAAIPETPIADDSSLDKRLDWRFLDLRNRKQNLIFRIQTTLEHAFRTYWVERDYIEIHTPKLMASASESRAELFQLEYFETTAYLAQSPQNFKQMAQPAGFGAVFEIADAFRADPSFTSRHATEFTSVDAEISWVESHADVMAMHEELLVAGFTAVKDKYGKEIEEVFGFEFVVPTAPFPRVTLAEARKIVADSGHDVVRADGDLDPEGERRVSAWAKETHGSEFVFVTDYDASIRPYYHMRHADDPTLTNSYDLLFNGAEISTGAQREHRVDVLEAQAVEKGLDPEELGWYLDFFRYGVPPHGGFGMGLARVLMLALHEPSIREVTYLFRGPTRLTP, from the coding sequence GTGATCGAACGCACCCGCATCGCCGACCTCGCCGCCCTCCCCGACGGCCCCGTTGCCGTCGCCGGCTGGGTGGAGACCGTCCGCGACCAGAAGAAGGTCCAGTTCGTCGTCCTCCGCGACGAGACCGGCGCCGCGCAGCTGGTGAACCCGGCGACGCGCGAGGCCGAGGACGGCGACGACGACGCCCAGGCCCGGCTCGCCATCACCAACGAGATCTCCGGCCTGGCGCACGGCACCTTCGTGCACGTCCGCGGGACCCTCAAGCACGACGAGCGCGTCAAGCTCGGCGGCCTCGAGGTCAAGGTCGGCTCGCTCGAGGTCGTCAGCGCGGCGATCCCGGAGACGCCGATAGCGGATGACTCCTCGCTCGACAAGCGCCTCGACTGGCGCTTCCTCGACCTGCGCAACCGCAAGCAGAACCTCATCTTCCGCATCCAGACGACGCTGGAGCACGCGTTCCGCACCTACTGGGTCGAGCGGGACTACATCGAGATCCACACCCCGAAGCTGATGGCGTCGGCGTCCGAGTCGCGGGCCGAGCTCTTCCAGCTCGAGTACTTCGAGACCACCGCCTACCTGGCGCAGTCGCCGCAGAACTTCAAGCAGATGGCGCAGCCCGCCGGCTTCGGTGCGGTGTTCGAGATCGCCGACGCCTTCCGCGCGGACCCGTCGTTCACGAGCCGCCACGCGACGGAGTTCACGAGCGTCGACGCCGAGATCTCGTGGGTCGAGTCGCACGCCGACGTCATGGCCATGCACGAGGAGCTCCTCGTCGCGGGCTTCACCGCCGTGAAGGACAAGTACGGCAAGGAGATCGAGGAGGTGTTCGGCTTCGAGTTCGTCGTGCCGACCGCTCCGTTCCCCCGCGTCACCCTGGCCGAGGCCCGGAAGATCGTCGCCGACAGCGGACACGACGTCGTGCGGGCGGACGGCGACCTGGACCCCGAGGGGGAGCGCCGGGTCAGCGCGTGGGCGAAGGAGACGCACGGCTCCGAGTTCGTCTTCGTCACCGACTACGACGCCTCGATCCGCCCGTACTACCACATGCGTCACGCCGACGACCCGACGCTCACGAACAGCTACGACCTGCTGTTCAACGGCGCCGAGATCTCGACCGGCGCCCAGCGCGAGCACCGCGTCGACGTCCTCGAGGCGCAGGCCGTCGAGAAGGGCCTCGACCCCGAGGAGCTCGGCTGGTACCTCGACTTCTTCCGCTACGGCGTCCCGCCGCACGGCGGCTTCGGCATGGGCCTCGCCCGCGTGCTCATGCTCGCGCTGCACGAGCCGTCCATCCGTGAGGTCACGTACCTGTTCCGCGGCCCGACGCGCCTGACCCCGTAG
- the resB gene encoding cytochrome c biogenesis protein ResB, whose product MRPSDHVDSAAPAVTGDDGPTQPKLGFVGYVRFFWRQLTSMRTALFLLMLLALAAIPGSLVPQRTADPNGVVQYKADHPQLFPVLDTLQVFDTYTSVWFSAIYLLLFVSLIGCIVPRTKHHWQALRTRPPRTPVRLGRLAGYRSVPVEADAATSLPSVDDAVTRAAALLKRSGYRVERFGDSVSAERGYLRETGNLVFHAALVGVLVAVGLGGGFSYTGQRLLVEGQTFSNVLGSYDSFNPGRWFRQSDLQGYNLTLDKFTTTYEEKNLDALGQALDYSATVTSQEKGQAPKTSRIGVNDPLSVGGTNVYLLGNGYAMQVTVRDGKGNVAFQDVVPFLPEDANYTSTGVIKVPDASPSQLGMVGFFYPTASKLSTGAFASAYPDAQNPLLTLQVYRGDLGLDSGVPQSVYSLDTSGLEQIAGRQSKTASIELKPGQTKTLPDGTGSITFDGVKRYVSLDVHHDPSQLFVAGFAVLAVLGLLTSLFVPRRRVWVKAVPRKGAEHGEYDLEYAGLARGEDPNLERAVDDIAKRHLSDLGVRIPS is encoded by the coding sequence ATGCGCCCGTCCGACCACGTCGACAGCGCCGCTCCGGCGGTGACCGGCGATGACGGACCGACGCAGCCGAAGCTCGGATTCGTCGGCTACGTCCGCTTCTTCTGGCGCCAGCTGACGAGCATGCGCACTGCGCTCTTCCTGCTCATGCTCCTGGCGCTGGCCGCGATCCCGGGCTCCCTCGTGCCCCAGCGCACCGCCGACCCGAACGGTGTGGTGCAGTACAAGGCGGACCACCCGCAGCTCTTCCCGGTGCTCGACACCCTGCAGGTCTTCGACACCTACACATCGGTGTGGTTCTCGGCGATCTACCTGCTGCTCTTCGTCTCGCTGATCGGGTGCATCGTCCCGCGGACGAAGCACCACTGGCAGGCGCTGCGGACGCGACCGCCGAGGACCCCGGTGCGCCTCGGCCGACTGGCCGGCTACCGGTCGGTCCCCGTCGAGGCGGACGCGGCCACGAGCCTCCCGTCCGTCGACGACGCCGTGACCCGCGCGGCGGCGCTGCTCAAGCGGTCCGGCTACCGGGTGGAGCGCTTCGGGGACTCGGTGAGCGCGGAGCGCGGCTACCTGCGCGAGACCGGCAACCTCGTCTTCCACGCCGCGCTCGTCGGGGTGCTCGTGGCGGTCGGACTCGGGGGCGGGTTCAGCTACACGGGGCAGCGCCTGCTGGTCGAGGGGCAGACGTTCTCGAACGTCCTCGGCTCGTACGACTCCTTCAACCCCGGCCGGTGGTTCCGTCAGTCGGACCTGCAGGGCTACAACCTGACCCTCGACAAGTTCACGACGACGTACGAGGAGAAGAACCTCGACGCCCTCGGGCAGGCCCTCGACTACTCGGCGACGGTGACGAGTCAAGAGAAGGGCCAGGCGCCGAAGACCAGTCGCATCGGCGTGAACGACCCGCTGTCGGTCGGCGGGACGAACGTCTACCTGCTCGGCAACGGCTACGCGATGCAGGTCACGGTCCGCGACGGCAAGGGGAACGTGGCGTTCCAGGACGTCGTGCCGTTCCTGCCGGAGGACGCGAACTACACGTCGACCGGTGTCATCAAGGTGCCGGACGCCTCACCGTCGCAGCTCGGCATGGTCGGCTTCTTCTACCCGACCGCGTCGAAGCTGTCGACCGGCGCGTTCGCCAGCGCCTACCCGGACGCGCAGAACCCGCTCCTGACGCTGCAGGTGTACCGCGGCGACCTCGGTCTCGACAGCGGCGTCCCGCAGAGCGTGTACTCGCTCGACACGAGTGGCCTCGAGCAGATCGCCGGGCGACAGTCGAAGACCGCCAGCATCGAGCTGAAGCCCGGGCAGACGAAGACCCTGCCGGACGGCACCGGCTCGATCACCTTCGACGGCGTGAAGCGCTACGTCTCGCTCGACGTGCACCACGATCCGTCGCAGCTGTTCGTCGCCGGCTTCGCGGTGCTCGCGGTGCTCGGCCTGCTCACGTCGCTGTTCGTGCCCCGTCGTCGCGTGTGGGTGAAGGCCGTCCCGCGGAAGGGTGCGGAGCACGGCGAGTACGACCTCGAGTACGCCGGCCTGGCGCGCGGCGAGGACCCCAACCTCGAGCGCGCCGTCGACGACATCGCCAAGAGGCACCTGTCGGACCTCGGAGTTAGGATCCCTTCGTGA
- a CDS encoding SulP family inorganic anion transporter, which translates to MSLAPHAPAAPSVLSALRSPRLLTREVLAGVVTALALIPEAISFSVVAGVDPAVGLFSSVVIAVVISIVGGRPAMISAAAGSVALVIAPLVRDHGVAYLVPAVVLGGVFQLVLGFLGVARLMRFIPRSVNVAFVNALAILIFTAQLPNLFGDDVPLVVWPLTALGVGIIVAFPFLTRAVPAPLIAVVVVTAITIVFGVAVPTVGDEGSLPTSLPGFGGITVPLSLETLQIVAPYAFGVAIVGLIETLLTAQLVDSLTETRSSAWRESWGQGIANIASAFFGGTGGCAMIGQTVINVKTAGARTRVSTFAAGASVLVLTIVLHDLVAQIPMAALTAVMLMVCVATFDWHSVRPRTLGRMPLGETAVMVITVVVVVATDNLATGVLVGVVVAALVFARRAAHVVSVVREPVDEHTVRYRVQGALFFASSNDLVTRFSYAEDPERVIVDMSAAHVFDASTVAALDGVEQRYARHGSTVEVVNLNTGSVALHGRLTGRLG; encoded by the coding sequence ATGTCCCTCGCACCCCATGCCCCCGCGGCACCCAGCGTCCTCAGCGCCCTCCGGTCACCTCGTCTGCTCACCCGCGAGGTCCTGGCAGGTGTCGTCACCGCCCTCGCCCTGATCCCCGAGGCGATCTCGTTCTCGGTGGTCGCCGGCGTCGACCCCGCGGTGGGGCTCTTCTCGAGCGTCGTGATCGCGGTGGTGATCTCGATCGTCGGCGGCCGCCCCGCGATGATCTCCGCCGCCGCGGGGTCGGTCGCGCTCGTGATCGCACCGCTCGTGCGCGACCACGGCGTCGCCTACCTCGTCCCCGCGGTCGTGCTCGGCGGTGTGTTCCAGCTGGTGCTCGGGTTCCTCGGGGTGGCCCGGCTGATGCGCTTCATCCCGCGCAGCGTGAACGTGGCCTTCGTCAACGCGCTCGCGATCCTCATCTTCACCGCGCAGCTGCCGAACCTGTTCGGCGACGACGTGCCGCTCGTGGTGTGGCCGCTGACGGCCCTCGGCGTCGGCATCATCGTCGCGTTCCCCTTCCTGACGAGGGCCGTCCCGGCGCCGCTGATCGCCGTCGTCGTGGTCACGGCGATCACGATCGTGTTCGGGGTCGCGGTGCCGACGGTCGGCGACGAGGGCTCCCTGCCGACCTCCCTGCCCGGCTTCGGCGGCATCACGGTCCCGCTGTCGCTCGAGACCCTGCAGATCGTCGCGCCGTACGCGTTCGGGGTCGCGATCGTCGGGCTCATCGAGACGCTCCTGACGGCGCAGCTCGTCGACTCCCTGACCGAGACCCGGTCCAGCGCGTGGCGCGAGTCCTGGGGGCAGGGCATCGCCAACATCGCGTCGGCGTTCTTCGGTGGGACGGGTGGGTGCGCGATGATCGGCCAGACCGTCATCAACGTGAAGACGGCGGGTGCGCGGACGCGGGTGTCGACCTTCGCCGCGGGGGCGTCGGTGCTCGTGCTGACGATCGTCCTGCACGACCTGGTGGCGCAGATCCCGATGGCGGCGCTCACCGCCGTGATGCTCATGGTCTGCGTCGCGACCTTCGACTGGCACAGTGTCCGGCCGCGCACGCTCGGACGGATGCCGCTCGGTGAGACGGCGGTCATGGTCATCACCGTCGTGGTGGTGGTCGCCACCGACAACCTCGCCACCGGCGTCCTGGTGGGTGTGGTGGTCGCCGCCCTCGTGTTCGCGCGTCGAGCGGCGCACGTCGTCTCCGTGGTGCGCGAGCCGGTCGACGAGCACACGGTCCGGTACCGCGTGCAGGGAGCACTCTTCTTCGCCTCCTCGAACGACCTCGTCACGCGGTTCTCCTACGCCGAGGACCCGGAGCGGGTGATCGTCGACATGTCGGCCGCGCACGTGTTCGACGCGAGCACCGTCGCTGCGCTCGACGGCGTGGAGCAGCGGTACGCCCGGCACGGCTCGACCGTCGAGGTCGTCAACCTGAACACCGGGTCGGTGGCGCTGCACGGTCGGCTGACCGGACGCCTGGGCTGA
- a CDS encoding MerR family transcriptional regulator yields MHIGELAERAGMSLRTIRHYDEVGLLVPSGRTAGGFRVYTAQDLERLLVIRRMKPLGFTLDEMSELLRVVDALAGAAPEDQPALAARLDASLVDARARHAKLVERAGMAEEFIGTLSTLRASLP; encoded by the coding sequence ATGCACATCGGCGAACTCGCCGAACGTGCCGGGATGTCACTGCGGACGATCCGGCACTACGACGAGGTCGGTCTCCTCGTGCCGAGCGGCCGGACCGCCGGGGGCTTCCGCGTGTACACCGCGCAGGACCTCGAGCGCCTGCTCGTCATCCGTCGGATGAAGCCGCTCGGCTTCACGCTCGACGAGATGTCCGAGCTGCTGCGGGTCGTCGACGCTCTGGCCGGCGCCGCTCCGGAGGACCAGCCGGCACTCGCCGCCCGACTCGACGCTTCGCTCGTGGACGCCCGCGCCCGGCACGCGAAGCTCGTGGAGCGCGCCGGTATGGCCGAGGAGTTCATCGGCACGCTGAGCACCCTGCGCGCCTCGCTCCCCTGA
- a CDS encoding histidine phosphatase family protein: MPATRIHLVRHGEVHNPGRVLYGRLPGFGLSELGARMAAASATAWHDAGVDVRRIVASPLQRTQESAAPWAAAYGLEVALDERLIEPTNRYEGQRPGFTKRSIGRPAEWPWIANPFRPSWGEAYESIANRMLAAVTSAWESVDGGDVVLVSHQLPIWTVHRKLAGEPLWHDPRKRRCDLSSITTLERVPATSSGRFTEVGYADPAQSLRVSAVDEGAV; this comes from the coding sequence ATGCCCGCGACACGGATCCACCTCGTCCGGCACGGCGAGGTCCACAACCCGGGGCGAGTGCTCTACGGCCGGCTGCCCGGCTTCGGGCTCAGCGAACTCGGTGCCCGGATGGCCGCCGCGTCGGCGACCGCCTGGCACGACGCCGGGGTCGACGTCCGACGGATCGTCGCGTCGCCGCTGCAGCGCACGCAGGAGTCCGCGGCCCCCTGGGCGGCCGCCTACGGGCTCGAGGTCGCGCTCGACGAACGGCTGATCGAGCCCACCAACCGCTACGAGGGCCAGCGCCCCGGCTTCACGAAGCGCTCCATCGGGCGTCCGGCCGAGTGGCCGTGGATCGCGAACCCGTTCCGCCCGAGCTGGGGCGAGGCGTACGAGTCCATCGCGAACCGCATGCTCGCCGCGGTCACGTCCGCGTGGGAGAGCGTGGACGGCGGCGACGTCGTGCTCGTGAGCCACCAGCTGCCCATCTGGACGGTGCACCGCAAGCTCGCGGGGGAGCCGCTCTGGCACGACCCGCGCAAGCGCCGCTGCGACCTGTCCAGCATCACGACCCTCGAGCGTGTGCCCGCCACCTCGTCCGGTCGGTTCACCGAGGTCGGGTACGCGGACCCCGCGCAGTCCCTGCGCGTGTCCGCGGTCGACGAAGGAGCAGTCTGA
- a CDS encoding TrkH family potassium uptake protein: MLDRTEPLDRHAPVSDVRRWWNSVLDVLRASPSRLAILVFVALILIFTTLFTTPWAAADRSPTHFADALFTAASVVCVTGLATVDMATHWSVFGKVLIVVGTQIGAVGVLTFASILGLVVTRRLGLRAKLIAAGDSNPLRTHPGAVPEGQAVRLGEVGTLLLTVAVSTLTIEVAIGVLILPSVLAAGYPFWTAVGDAFYYSAMAFTNTGFSPNADGLAPFANDYWFLSLLMVAVVAGSIGFPVIRAVTKQFRTPRRWPIHVKLTLTTSAVLLVLGAAVYTALEASNPRTLGDAGAGHTAFQALFFSTMTRSGGFATIDVQQMHGASLLVTDMLMFIGGGSASTAGGIKVTTLAVLFLAAVAEARGRRSMEAFGRRVPSDVLRVAVAVVLWGATIVAVMTVVLLQITGDSLDRVLFEVISAFATCGLSSGISAELPEAGKYVLAATMFLGRVGTVTIAAALAASQSRQLFRRPEERPIVG, encoded by the coding sequence ATGCTCGACCGCACCGAGCCGCTCGACCGGCACGCGCCGGTGAGCGACGTCCGTCGGTGGTGGAACAGCGTGCTCGACGTCCTCCGAGCATCCCCGTCGCGGCTCGCCATCCTCGTCTTCGTCGCGCTGATCCTCATCTTCACGACGCTCTTCACGACCCCGTGGGCGGCGGCGGACCGCTCCCCCACGCACTTCGCGGACGCCCTGTTCACGGCGGCATCGGTGGTCTGCGTCACCGGCCTGGCCACCGTCGACATGGCCACGCACTGGTCGGTGTTCGGCAAGGTCCTGATCGTGGTCGGCACCCAGATCGGCGCGGTCGGCGTGCTCACCTTCGCCTCGATCCTCGGCCTGGTCGTCACGCGGCGACTCGGGCTGCGCGCGAAGCTCATCGCGGCGGGCGACTCGAACCCGCTCCGCACGCACCCGGGTGCGGTCCCCGAGGGTCAGGCCGTGCGGCTCGGCGAGGTCGGCACGCTGCTCCTCACGGTCGCCGTCAGCACCCTGACGATCGAGGTCGCCATCGGCGTGCTCATCCTGCCCTCGGTCCTCGCCGCCGGGTACCCGTTCTGGACGGCCGTCGGCGACGCGTTCTACTACTCGGCGATGGCGTTCACGAACACCGGCTTCTCGCCGAACGCCGACGGGCTTGCCCCCTTCGCGAACGACTACTGGTTCCTCTCCCTGCTCATGGTCGCGGTCGTCGCCGGTTCGATCGGCTTCCCGGTGATCCGCGCGGTGACGAAGCAGTTCCGGACTCCACGGCGGTGGCCGATCCACGTCAAGCTGACCCTGACCACGAGCGCAGTGCTCCTCGTGCTCGGTGCCGCCGTCTACACCGCGCTCGAGGCGTCGAACCCCCGCACGCTCGGCGACGCCGGGGCCGGGCACACGGCGTTCCAGGCGCTCTTCTTCTCGACGATGACGCGGTCCGGTGGCTTCGCGACCATCGACGTGCAGCAGATGCACGGTGCGAGCCTGCTCGTCACCGACATGCTCATGTTCATCGGCGGCGGCTCCGCCTCGACCGCCGGCGGCATCAAGGTGACGACGCTCGCCGTCCTGTTCCTGGCTGCCGTCGCCGAGGCCCGCGGTCGTCGCAGCATGGAGGCGTTCGGCCGCCGTGTCCCGAGCGACGTGCTGCGCGTCGCGGTCGCGGTCGTGCTCTGGGGCGCGACCATCGTCGCCGTCATGACGGTCGTCCTGCTGCAGATCACCGGCGACTCGCTCGACCGCGTGCTCTTCGAGGTGATCTCGGCGTTCGCCACGTGTGGCCTGAGCTCCGGGATCTCCGCCGAGCTCCCGGAGGCCGGGAAGTACGTGCTCGCCGCCACGATGTTCCTGGGTCGGGTCGGTACAGTGACCATCGCCGCCGCCCTGGCCGCCAGCCAGAGCAGGCAGCTGTTCCGCCGTCCCGAGGAGAGGCCGATCGTTGGCTGA
- a CDS encoding helix-turn-helix domain-containing protein produces MTGSFDDVRFLTVAEVAEMMRVSKMTVYRMVHAGELPAIRFGRSFRVPESAVAELLRGGIADVG; encoded by the coding sequence ATGACCGGCAGTTTCGACGACGTGCGCTTCCTCACCGTCGCTGAGGTGGCCGAGATGATGCGCGTCTCGAAGATGACCGTGTACCGCATGGTGCACGCGGGGGAGCTCCCCGCGATCCGGTTCGGCCGGTCCTTCCGCGTCCCGGAGTCGGCCGTCGCCGAGCTCCTGCGCGGCGGCATCGCCGACGTCGGCTGA
- a CDS encoding ArsR/SmtB family transcription factor: MADIFTVVADPTRRELLGALLTAYGSDATGGELSVGQLVEKIGVSQPTVSKHLRVLRDHGLVSSREEGQHRFYRLDPEPLVRLEEWVVPFTGAVDADGKPATTAWTLDGQPVSVRRSGAGVRSTVEVGTELGRVMAEASHRATAAFTGAQQGWERVVDRGRKRFTRRGEDD, translated from the coding sequence ATGGCCGACATCTTCACCGTCGTGGCGGACCCCACCCGGCGCGAGCTGCTCGGCGCACTGCTGACGGCCTACGGGTCGGACGCCACCGGGGGTGAGCTGAGCGTCGGCCAGCTCGTCGAGAAGATCGGCGTGAGCCAACCGACCGTGTCGAAGCACCTCCGCGTCCTGCGCGACCACGGCCTGGTGTCGAGCAGGGAGGAGGGCCAGCACCGCTTCTACCGACTCGACCCGGAGCCCCTGGTGCGGCTCGAGGAGTGGGTGGTGCCGTTCACCGGCGCGGTCGACGCGGACGGCAAACCGGCGACGACGGCGTGGACGCTGGACGGACAGCCGGTCTCGGTGCGTCGCTCCGGTGCGGGCGTTCGCTCGACCGTCGAGGTCGGGACCGAGCTCGGTCGCGTGATGGCCGAGGCGTCGCACCGCGCGACGGCCGCGTTCACGGGCGCACAGCAGGGCTGGGAGCGCGTGGTCGACCGCGGTCGGAAGCGCTTCACGCGCCGCGGCGAGGACGACTGA
- a CDS encoding potassium channel family protein yields the protein MLVLGLGRFGAATAGQLERQHREVLVVDTDASLVQKWSDRVTHAVQADATDIDALRQIGAQDFAIAVVAVGSHLESSVLITSNLVDLGIPQIWAKAVSRSHGTILSRIGANHVVYPEREAGERTAHLVSGRMLDFIEFDDDFAVVKMFPPRAVRGKDLATTVIRTRHGLTVLGIKSPGRAFVPATPDSVIGEDDVIIVSGTETDLERFAALE from the coding sequence GTGCTCGTCCTCGGCCTCGGGCGCTTCGGTGCCGCCACCGCCGGGCAGCTCGAGCGACAGCACCGCGAGGTGCTCGTCGTCGACACCGACGCCTCGCTCGTGCAGAAGTGGTCGGACCGCGTCACGCACGCCGTGCAGGCGGACGCGACCGACATCGACGCCCTCCGGCAGATCGGTGCACAGGACTTCGCGATCGCCGTGGTGGCCGTGGGCTCGCACCTCGAGTCGAGCGTGCTCATCACGTCGAACCTGGTCGACCTCGGCATCCCGCAGATCTGGGCGAAGGCCGTCAGCCGGTCGCACGGCACGATCCTGTCCCGCATCGGCGCGAACCACGTGGTCTACCCGGAGCGGGAGGCCGGCGAGCGCACGGCGCACCTCGTCTCCGGCCGCATGCTGGACTTCATCGAGTTCGACGACGACTTCGCCGTCGTCAAGATGTTCCCGCCGCGCGCGGTGCGTGGCAAGGACCTCGCCACCACGGTGATCCGCACCCGGCACGGCCTGACCGTGCTCGGCATCAAGTCGCCGGGCAGGGCGTTCGTGCCCGCTACGCCCGACAGCGTCATCGGCGAGGACGACGTGATCATCGTCTCGGGCACCGAGACGGACCTGGAGCGGTTCGCCGCGCTCGAGTAG
- a CDS encoding Dabb family protein — protein sequence MIHHVVSWTVREDLDRVEVTTRIRELLTGLIGTIGSIRSLQVVENVAYPGKNQDVAVVATFDDLAGLDGYQVHPDHQAAAAEIRELVTGRAAIDWEQ from the coding sequence ATGATCCACCACGTCGTCTCCTGGACGGTCCGTGAAGACCTCGACCGCGTGGAGGTCACCACGCGGATCCGCGAGCTGCTGACCGGCCTGATCGGCACGATCGGGTCGATCCGCTCGCTGCAGGTCGTGGAGAACGTCGCCTACCCGGGGAAGAACCAGGACGTCGCCGTCGTGGCGACCTTCGACGACCTCGCCGGTCTCGACGGATACCAGGTCCACCCGGACCACCAGGCGGCGGCCGCCGAGATCCGCGAGCTGGTCACGGGGCGGGCGGCCATCGACTGGGAGCAGTAG
- a CDS encoding 30S ribosomal protein bS22 — translation MGSVIKKRRKRMAKKKHRKLLRKTRHQRRNKK, via the coding sequence ATGGGTTCTGTCATCAAGAAGCGTCGCAAGCGCATGGCGAAGAAGAAGCACCGCAAGCTCCTTCGCAAGACGCGTCACCAGCGTCGCAACAAGAAGTAA